In the Haloferula helveola genome, one interval contains:
- the can gene encoding carbonate dehydratase: MESLKVLLDNNEKWAAQRVAEDPEFFSRLAKQQAPEYLWIGCSDSRVPANQITGLAPGEVFVHRNIANVVVQTDMNVLSVMQFAVEVLKVKHIIVCGHYGCGGVKAALENQRHGLIDNWLRHIQNIARRREEELEGLDPAQALNRLCELNVQANAENVARTTIVQDAWDRGQQLDIHSWIYGLETGRLAPVSKAIQGPR, translated from the coding sequence ATGGAGAGCCTGAAGGTGCTATTGGACAACAACGAGAAGTGGGCCGCGCAACGCGTTGCCGAGGATCCCGAATTCTTCTCCCGCCTGGCGAAGCAGCAGGCACCCGAGTATCTCTGGATCGGTTGCTCCGACAGTCGGGTCCCCGCCAATCAGATCACCGGCCTCGCGCCCGGCGAGGTGTTCGTTCATCGCAACATCGCCAATGTGGTCGTTCAGACAGACATGAACGTGCTCTCGGTGATGCAGTTCGCGGTCGAGGTGCTGAAGGTGAAGCACATCATCGTCTGCGGCCACTACGGCTGCGGAGGAGTGAAGGCGGCGCTCGAGAACCAGCGGCACGGTCTGATCGACAACTGGCTGCGCCATATCCAGAACATCGCCCGCCGCCGCGAGGAGGAACTCGAAGGCCTCGATCCCGCCCAGGCGCTCAACCGCCTGTGCGAACTCAACGTCCAGGCGAATGCCGAGAACGTTGCCCGGACCACGATCGTTCAGGACGCGTGGGACCGGGGCCAGCAGCTCGACATCCACAGCTGGATCTACGGCCTCGAAACCGGCCGGCTCGCCCCGGTCAGCAAGGCAATCCAGGGGCCAAGGTAG
- a CDS encoding replication-associated recombination protein A → MADLFASEPEPRKSREPSPDEPLAARMRPRTLDEIAGQQHILAEGKLLRRAIESDRFTSLIFYGPPGTGKTTLASVIARTTGSRFEALNGVESNVAEIRAKIDQARTMRDLRGQTTLLFIDEIHRFNKAQQDVLLPHIERGTVRFIGATTQNPYFYVNSPLVSRSQIFQLESVATDALIPVLERAITDSERGLGDLKVQADPDALRHLAEMSDGDVRKALTALELAILTTTPAEDGSVVLDLAVAEESIQRKAIAYDADGDAHYDTASAFIKSIRGSDPDAALYWLAKMLHAGEDPRFIARRLVISASEDIGLADSNALRVAIDAQQAFEFIGMPEGRIPLAHATVYLATAPKSNSAYAALGEAMRDIESGRTLAVPEHLRTKTRKKLAAGSGADDEKLRYLYSHDYEGGYVPQAYLPEGRKYYSPTENGLEKRIKERLDYWRSRFQADAK, encoded by the coding sequence GTGGCCGACCTGTTCGCCAGCGAACCCGAACCCCGGAAATCCCGCGAGCCGTCGCCCGACGAACCGCTCGCGGCACGGATGCGCCCGCGCACTCTGGACGAAATCGCCGGCCAGCAGCACATCCTCGCCGAAGGCAAACTCCTCCGCAGGGCGATCGAGTCCGACCGCTTCACCTCGCTGATTTTCTATGGCCCGCCCGGGACGGGCAAAACCACGCTGGCCAGCGTGATCGCGCGAACCACCGGCTCGCGCTTCGAGGCGCTGAACGGGGTGGAGTCGAACGTCGCCGAGATCCGCGCCAAGATCGATCAGGCCCGGACGATGCGCGACCTGCGGGGCCAGACGACGCTGCTTTTCATCGATGAAATCCACCGCTTCAACAAGGCCCAGCAGGACGTCCTGCTGCCGCACATCGAACGCGGCACGGTGCGCTTCATCGGCGCGACCACCCAAAATCCCTACTTCTACGTCAACTCGCCGCTGGTTTCCCGGTCGCAGATCTTCCAGCTCGAATCTGTCGCCACCGATGCGCTGATCCCCGTGCTTGAGCGGGCGATCACCGACTCCGAGCGCGGACTCGGCGATCTGAAAGTCCAAGCCGATCCGGACGCACTGCGCCACCTCGCCGAGATGTCGGACGGCGACGTGCGGAAAGCCCTGACCGCCCTCGAGCTGGCAATTCTCACCACCACGCCGGCCGAGGACGGCTCGGTCGTGCTCGATTTGGCGGTGGCCGAAGAGTCGATCCAGCGCAAGGCAATCGCCTACGACGCCGACGGCGACGCGCACTACGACACCGCCTCCGCCTTCATCAAATCGATCCGGGGAAGCGACCCGGACGCGGCACTCTACTGGCTGGCGAAAATGCTCCACGCCGGCGAGGACCCGCGATTCATCGCACGGCGGCTGGTGATTTCCGCCAGCGAAGACATCGGGCTGGCCGACTCCAACGCGCTGCGGGTCGCGATCGACGCCCAGCAGGCCTTCGAGTTCATCGGCATGCCTGAAGGACGGATCCCGCTCGCCCACGCGACCGTCTATCTGGCGACCGCGCCAAAATCGAACAGCGCCTACGCCGCGCTCGGCGAGGCGATGCGGGACATTGAAAGCGGTCGGACACTGGCCGTGCCCGAGCACCTCCGGACGAAGACCCGCAAGAAACTCGCCGCTGGCAGCGGCGCCGATGACGAGAAGCTGCGCTATCTGTATTCCCACGACTACGAGGGCGGCTATGTGCCTCAGGCCTACTTGCCGGAGGGCCGGAAATACTACTCTCCGACCGAAAACGGGCTGGAGAAGCGGATCAAGGAGCGCCTCGACTACTGGCGATCTCGGTTTCAGGCGGACGCCAAATAG
- a CDS encoding sigma-70 family RNA polymerase sigma factor, translated as MTDPEKATEAPDPTEEVQLLFVRHENTIRAFVRALQPSLADADDVMQETFLTVSRKAATFELGTNFVAWACGVARLKVLENFRQRKRATVLSEAAIIALTEDAPSTQLISETEGALERCLERLAPKARDLLWRRYSRRQSSTEMAEAAGMTSTAVRVALTKARKALRDCITTQLQHAK; from the coding sequence ATGACCGATCCCGAGAAGGCAACCGAAGCTCCTGATCCCACCGAGGAGGTTCAGCTGCTTTTTGTGCGCCATGAGAACACGATTCGGGCGTTTGTGAGAGCTCTGCAGCCTTCCCTCGCTGACGCGGACGATGTGATGCAGGAGACCTTTTTGACGGTTTCACGCAAGGCTGCCACCTTCGAGCTGGGAACCAATTTCGTGGCGTGGGCCTGTGGGGTAGCGCGTCTCAAGGTGCTGGAGAATTTCCGCCAGAGGAAGCGAGCTACCGTCCTCAGTGAGGCGGCCATCATTGCCCTCACCGAAGACGCACCCTCGACCCAGTTGATCTCCGAGACGGAAGGCGCCCTCGAACGGTGCCTGGAGAGGCTGGCTCCGAAAGCGCGCGATCTGTTATGGCGGCGCTATTCTCGGAGACAGAGTTCGACGGAGATGGCAGAGGCCGCCGGGATGACATCGACCGCGGTCAGGGTTGCCTTGACCAAGGCGCGAAAGGCGCTCCGCGATTGTATCACAACCCAACTCCAACATGCCAAATGA
- a CDS encoding sulfatase-like hydrolase/transferase, which produces MNLRSLLIGLFAASSLTAAEPKPNIVLFFIDDWAWNGTPIAMDDSMPNSKMPVVEMPNLERLAREGTKFRNAYASPQCSPSRVCLQTGQSSPRNGFTVYLNSLGQDYYNEKRSRGLPVISCIADETIDPDAVTIPEALAPLGYESAHFGKWHMRGDPSDEGYVAHDGNTDNKQGNTLHAWAEEGKAKPKRLPDDFSDPKLMFSVTERAIDFMEKRATAKKPFYIQISHYAMHAGSECLPETREKYAKHPLVQAWYRENDKDPETIKVGEDPAVWLGMAEDLDGRIGAVLDKLTELGIADNTYVVLMSDNGYRHKEFGLAGQLAQPLHAHKWWVWQGGIRVPMIVRGPGIKAGSSFEANVVNYDLLPTFVDWAGGDPETLREIDGVSLEGFLDGTKNPDPDFLNRFLYFHYPHHRTSMPHSAIVSGTDKVIHFYEKPDLPMLFDLANDEAETTNIAIKNPERHRELFDEMFRYFKEVGARIPKPNPDFDEEAEEAWHATEQYQKIKPNGPFTGKRELSQDEMAHNTTPDDPKEKKGKAPKEKR; this is translated from the coding sequence ATGAACCTTCGATCTCTTCTCATCGGTCTCTTCGCCGCTTCCTCGCTCACCGCAGCGGAGCCGAAGCCAAACATCGTCCTGTTCTTCATCGACGACTGGGCCTGGAACGGCACGCCTATCGCAATGGACGATTCGATGCCCAATTCCAAGATGCCGGTGGTCGAAATGCCGAATCTGGAAAGGTTGGCACGGGAGGGGACGAAGTTCCGCAATGCCTATGCGTCTCCGCAATGCTCGCCCTCGCGAGTCTGTCTGCAGACCGGGCAGTCCTCGCCTCGCAACGGATTCACCGTTTACCTGAATTCCCTGGGGCAGGACTACTACAACGAGAAACGGTCCAGAGGCCTCCCAGTGATTTCCTGCATTGCTGACGAGACCATTGACCCTGATGCAGTGACGATCCCGGAGGCGCTTGCGCCGCTTGGTTACGAAAGCGCCCACTTTGGGAAATGGCACATGCGCGGCGACCCCTCGGACGAAGGCTACGTCGCTCACGATGGCAACACCGACAACAAGCAGGGAAACACGCTGCATGCCTGGGCGGAGGAGGGGAAGGCGAAGCCGAAACGGCTGCCCGATGACTTCAGCGATCCCAAGCTGATGTTCAGCGTGACCGAACGGGCTATCGACTTCATGGAGAAACGGGCCACGGCCAAGAAGCCATTCTATATTCAGATTTCCCACTACGCGATGCACGCCGGATCGGAATGTCTTCCGGAGACCAGAGAGAAATACGCCAAACATCCGTTGGTGCAGGCTTGGTATCGGGAAAACGACAAAGACCCTGAAACGATTAAGGTCGGAGAGGATCCCGCGGTGTGGCTAGGCATGGCGGAAGACCTTGATGGCCGCATCGGCGCGGTGCTCGACAAGCTCACCGAGTTGGGAATCGCGGACAACACCTATGTCGTGCTGATGTCGGACAACGGCTACCGTCACAAGGAGTTTGGGCTCGCAGGCCAGCTTGCCCAACCGCTGCACGCTCACAAATGGTGGGTTTGGCAGGGAGGAATTCGCGTTCCCATGATCGTGCGCGGACCGGGGATCAAGGCCGGTTCGTCGTTCGAGGCCAATGTGGTGAACTACGATCTGCTTCCGACCTTTGTCGATTGGGCCGGCGGAGATCCGGAGACCTTGCGGGAAATCGATGGCGTTTCGCTAGAAGGATTCTTGGACGGAACAAAGAATCCGGATCCCGATTTTCTAAACCGGTTTCTCTATTTTCATTATCCTCACCATCGCACCTCCATGCCGCACTCGGCGATCGTTTCGGGCACGGACAAGGTCATCCACTTTTACGAGAAACCTGACCTGCCGATGTTGTTCGATCTGGCCAACGACGAAGCAGAAACCACAAACATTGCGATCAAAAATCCCGAGCGCCATCGCGAGCTGTTCGATGAGATGTTCCGCTATTTCAAAGAAGTTGGTGCCCGCATTCCAAAGCCGAACCCCGACTTCGACGAAGAGGCGGAAGAGGCCTGGCACGCCACAGAGCAGTATCAGAAAATCAAACCGAATGGCCCCTTCACCGGTAAGCGGGAGTTGAGCCAGGACGAGATGGCTCACAACACGACTCCAGATGATCCAAAAGAGAAAAAAGGTAAGGCTCCCAAGGAGAAAAGATGA